A stretch of Ligilactobacillus faecis DNA encodes these proteins:
- a CDS encoding YozE family protein → MRESFYRYLMTKRDPNGQDELTLFANNAFFDQAFPKQSHDYHEIAHYLELNATYLPSMTIFDDAWQKYLEEVI, encoded by the coding sequence TTGAGAGAAAGTTTTTACCGTTATTTGATGACGAAACGTGATCCAAATGGGCAAGATGAGCTGACGCTTTTTGCTAATAATGCATTTTTTGATCAAGCATTTCCGAAACAGTCACATGACTACCATGAGATCGCTCATTATTTAGAATTGAATGCAACTTACTTACCTTCAATGACGATCTTTGATGATGCTTGGCAAAAATATTTAGAAGAGGTGATCTGA
- a CDS encoding YitT family protein codes for MRDEKIRGLDLIMIALGCCLYGLGLVSINIKNNLAEGGVTGLTLIIRYWLHIDPAISTIMINIPLIIIGYRFLGKKALLYTIYGTLALSFWIWFWQRYYLTINVHKDLFIAGVLAGIFGGAGSGIVYRFGGTTGGTDVVARILEKERGIAMGKTLLALDAIVLTLSLSYIDIRQMMYTLLASYIFSQLVNFIQGGAYAARGVVIISLYSEEIAKEIIAELDRGVSYLKGQGAFSNKDFKAIYCVVSPSELTFVKRIAEKHDPAAFISILEVTEVVGEGFTYGKK; via the coding sequence ATGCGCGATGAAAAAATACGTGGGTTAGATCTCATTATGATCGCTCTAGGCTGTTGTTTATATGGATTAGGACTAGTTTCGATCAATATCAAAAATAATTTGGCTGAAGGAGGAGTGACTGGACTGACTTTGATCATTCGTTATTGGTTACACATCGATCCGGCAATCTCAACGATAATGATCAATATTCCGCTGATCATTATCGGTTACCGCTTTTTAGGAAAAAAAGCACTGCTCTATACGATCTATGGGACCTTAGCTTTATCTTTTTGGATCTGGTTTTGGCAACGCTATTATTTAACGATCAATGTTCATAAAGATCTATTTATTGCAGGAGTTTTAGCCGGGATCTTTGGTGGCGCTGGTTCAGGGATCGTTTACCGTTTTGGTGGAACTACTGGGGGGACCGACGTTGTTGCGCGGATCCTTGAAAAAGAACGGGGGATCGCGATGGGAAAAACCTTGTTAGCCCTTGATGCGATCGTCTTGACCCTCTCTTTAAGTTACATAGATATTCGCCAAATGATGTATACCTTACTAGCATCTTATATTTTTTCTCAACTAGTTAATTTTATTCAAGGTGGTGCTTATGCTGCTCGTGGAGTTGTTATTATTTCTCTTTATTCCGAAGAAATAGCAAAAGAGATCATCGCAGAACTTGATCGGGGAGTCAGTTATTTAAAGGGCCAAGGTGCTTTTTCAAATAAAGATTTTAAAGCGATCTATTGCGTTGTTAGTCCAAGTGAACTAACTTTTGTCAAAAGGATCGCTGAAAAGCATGACCCTGCGGCCTTTATTTCGATCTTAGAAGTAACTGAGGTGGTAGGTGAAGGCTTTACCTATGGGAAAAAGTAA
- a CDS encoding SGNH/GDSL hydrolase family protein has protein sequence MKKVKEITIFILAVVAVATSVFLIFQTLMPNKSKTTTTAEVKTSTKQSSASSSTKKQQLTLVALGDSLTHGVGDTNNDEGYVGRIKTKLEAKDPVEVKTYNYGKTGDRSDQIKARVDKNATLQKNLAKADVITLTVGGNDLMQVLQQNFLSLADNKLSSAMPQAKENYATKLQQLLQTVRTYNQKAPIFLISVYNPFYVYFPTLTQIQKYTTEWNEVTKDVLKEDRPAYFVDVEARLSEGQYYGRSKETLLKSSTVDLADLSDTQLEKVLTNDQEKNDYLSSADHFHPNAKGYDYMTQQLFKTMQKHKSTWLNGD, from the coding sequence TTGAAAAAAGTCAAAGAGATAACTATTTTTATTTTAGCTGTTGTCGCTGTAGCAACTAGTGTTTTTTTGATCTTTCAAACTTTAATGCCAAATAAAAGTAAAACAACGACAACAGCAGAAGTCAAAACATCGACTAAACAAAGTTCAGCAAGCAGTAGTACTAAAAAGCAGCAACTGACTTTAGTGGCACTAGGCGATTCATTGACTCATGGTGTTGGCGATACAAATAATGATGAAGGTTATGTCGGGCGGATCAAAACTAAACTTGAAGCTAAAGATCCAGTTGAAGTCAAAACATATAATTACGGCAAGACCGGTGATCGAAGCGATCAGATCAAAGCACGCGTAGATAAAAATGCAACTCTTCAAAAAAATTTGGCAAAAGCAGATGTGATCACGCTGACTGTTGGTGGTAATGACCTGATGCAAGTTTTACAACAAAACTTTTTATCCTTAGCCGATAATAAATTGAGTAGTGCGATGCCACAAGCAAAAGAAAATTACGCTACCAAACTCCAACAGTTACTACAGACAGTTCGAACATACAATCAAAAAGCCCCGATCTTTTTGATCAGTGTCTATAATCCTTTTTATGTCTATTTTCCAACATTGACTCAGATCCAGAAATATACGACAGAGTGGAACGAAGTAACTAAAGATGTCTTAAAGGAAGATCGACCAGCATACTTTGTAGATGTGGAAGCTAGACTATCTGAGGGACAGTATTATGGTCGTTCAAAAGAAACATTGCTTAAAAGCAGTACGGTCGATCTAGCTGATCTTTCAGACACCCAATTAGAAAAAGTATTAACAAATGATCAAGAAAAAAATGATTATCTATCATCAGCTGACCATTTTCATCCTAATGCTAAAGGGTATGATTATATGACACAGCAGTTATTCAAGACGATGCAAAAACATAAAAGTACTTGGTTGAATGGAGATTGA
- a CDS encoding dihydrofolate reductase, translating into MIAFIWAQDQKRQIGHQGRLPWHLPADLAYFKEKTSGHPMVMGRKTFASFPGFLPGREHIVLTRDKDFRAKYPADAPLTVYHSLPELREWLLARSELVFVIGGASLFESLKDDVSRLYLTEIEETFEGDTVMPKLDLTKFTLLEKKVGQIDAKNRYPHTFYVYERK; encoded by the coding sequence ATGATCGCATTTATTTGGGCACAAGATCAAAAAAGACAGATCGGTCATCAAGGGCGTTTGCCCTGGCATTTACCGGCTGATCTAGCTTATTTTAAGGAAAAAACAAGTGGGCACCCGATGGTCATGGGGCGTAAAACGTTTGCCAGTTTTCCAGGCTTTTTACCTGGACGAGAGCATATCGTTTTGACTAGAGATAAAGACTTTAGAGCTAAGTATCCAGCTGATGCACCCTTAACAGTCTATCATTCATTACCTGAACTACGAGAATGGTTATTAGCGCGATCAGAGCTTGTTTTTGTGATAGGTGGGGCTTCATTATTTGAAAGCTTAAAAGATGATGTTTCTCGCTTGTATTTGACAGAGATCGAAGAAACGTTTGAAGGTGATACCGTCATGCCAAAACTCGATCTTACAAAATTTACATTATTAGAAAAAAAGGTCGGGCAGATCGATGCTAAAAATCGGTATCCGCATACGTTTTATGTTTACGAGCGAAAATAA
- a CDS encoding thymidylate synthase has protein sequence MPELEAPYLQLLHDVLAKGHQKTDRTKTGTISLFGYQMRFDLSQGFPLLTTKRVPFGLIKSELLWFLRGDTNIQYLLKHNNHIWDEWAFKNWIESPEYVGPDMTDFGLRAPKDPQFNELYQTQKQFFCEKIVNDDVFAAKYGNLGDVYGAQWRHWKTSQGETIDQIKDVIEAIKKTPDSRRLIVSAWNPEDVPQSALPPCHTLFQFYVNDGKLSCQLYQRSGDAFLGVPFNIASYALLTHLIARETSLEVGEFIHTLGDAHIYSNHLEQVAKQLERTPRKAPILWLDPTKKAVMDFESEDIKILDYDPHEPIKAPVAV, from the coding sequence ATGCCAGAATTAGAAGCACCTTACTTACAACTCTTGCACGATGTTTTAGCTAAAGGTCATCAAAAAACCGATCGTACTAAGACTGGAACGATCAGTTTATTTGGCTACCAGATGCGATTTGACCTGAGCCAAGGGTTTCCACTTCTTACAACTAAACGAGTTCCATTTGGTCTGATCAAAAGTGAGTTACTTTGGTTTCTACGTGGAGATACGAATATCCAATATTTATTAAAGCATAATAACCATATTTGGGATGAATGGGCCTTTAAAAATTGGATCGAAAGTCCAGAATATGTTGGGCCAGATATGACTGATTTTGGGCTTCGTGCTCCAAAAGATCCGCAATTCAATGAACTTTATCAAACGCAAAAGCAATTTTTTTGTGAAAAGATCGTAAATGATGATGTTTTTGCTGCTAAATATGGTAATTTAGGTGATGTTTATGGTGCTCAATGGCGTCACTGGAAAACAAGCCAAGGTGAGACGATCGACCAGATCAAAGATGTGATCGAAGCGATCAAAAAGACACCGGATTCTCGGAGACTGATCGTATCTGCTTGGAACCCAGAAGATGTGCCACAAAGTGCACTTCCACCGTGCCACACACTATTTCAGTTTTATGTAAATGATGGTAAATTGAGTTGTCAGCTTTATCAACGAAGTGGTGATGCCTTTTTAGGGGTTCCTTTCAATATTGCTAGTTATGCCTTATTGACGCATTTGATCGCACGTGAGACGAGCTTAGAAGTTGGTGAATTTATCCATACTCTTGGTGATGCCCATATTTATAGCAATCATCTAGAACAAGTAGCTAAACAACTTGAGCGTACGCCTCGAAAAGCGCCGATTCTTTGGCTCGATCCAACTAAAAAAGCTGTCATGGATTTTGAAAGTGAAGATATCAAAATTTTAGACTATGATCCGCATGAGCCGATCAAAGCGCCAGTCGCAGTGTAA
- a CDS encoding ABC-F family ATP-binding cassette domain-containing protein, whose protein sequence is MQTLRIEELTKTYGDKTLFKDASFIINEHDRIGLIGTNGSGKTTLLNTISGLEGADSGRLVAPNNYRIGYLKQQPQLDPEKTIIDAVFDGAAPVFQTIKQYEEALAAYSQAPEDPKLQDRYVKAENKMEQANAWSAESDVKTILTQLHISDWSQKIKTLSGGQVKRVGLAQVLIQAPDLLILDEPTNHLDFDSIAWLEKYLATYKGALLVVTHDRYFLDMIANQIIELSFGKLYFYTGNYQDFVTQKAKRVERELTAEHKQQQLYKKELAWMRTGAKARTTKQQARINSFNELKDNLNKVQVDGKVDINLEQQRLGKKVLELRKGTLTLADHQIIKDLDLLIQAGKRIGITGVNGAGKSSFLNVLAGKLALDEGELIVGETVKLAYYQQQMEPIPEDKRVINYLNEVGQSIVDKNGEHISTTQLLEQFLFPRFMHGTLIKKLSGGEKRRLYLLKLLMTKPNVLLLDEPTNDLDIGTLTVLEDYLDKFNGTVITVSHDRYFLDKVADDLLIFEGNAKIARYSGRFTDHLKKEATQAEVSVKTKRKKANTKEATSVKPKEKVKLTYAEQLEFNKLEQEIEKIDLQIEELQEQMAQSDGSDYGKLGELQQKIDALTAENEQKMLRWEELGQYV, encoded by the coding sequence ATGCAAACACTTAGAATTGAAGAACTGACAAAAACTTACGGTGATAAGACTTTATTTAAAGATGCAAGTTTTATCATCAACGAACACGATCGGATCGGTCTGATCGGTACAAATGGGTCGGGGAAAACAACGTTACTAAACACGATCAGTGGTCTTGAAGGGGCTGATTCAGGAAGGTTAGTCGCACCTAACAACTACCGGATCGGTTATTTAAAACAACAACCCCAACTTGATCCTGAAAAAACGATCATTGACGCCGTTTTTGATGGGGCAGCTCCTGTTTTTCAAACGATCAAGCAATATGAAGAAGCATTGGCTGCTTATAGTCAAGCACCGGAAGACCCAAAACTACAAGATCGTTATGTCAAAGCAGAAAATAAGATGGAACAAGCTAATGCTTGGAGTGCTGAAAGTGATGTCAAAACGATCTTGACACAGTTGCATATCAGTGATTGGTCGCAAAAGATCAAGACTTTATCGGGAGGCCAAGTCAAACGGGTCGGATTAGCTCAAGTCTTGATCCAGGCGCCTGATCTTTTGATCCTAGATGAACCGACAAACCACCTTGATTTTGATTCGATCGCATGGCTCGAAAAATATTTAGCTACGTATAAAGGGGCATTATTAGTTGTCACACATGATCGTTATTTCTTAGATATGATCGCTAATCAGATCATTGAACTTTCCTTTGGAAAACTTTACTTTTATACGGGAAACTATCAAGATTTTGTCACGCAAAAAGCCAAACGTGTTGAACGAGAATTGACCGCGGAACATAAGCAACAACAGTTATATAAAAAAGAGCTTGCTTGGATGCGAACAGGTGCTAAAGCGCGGACTACAAAACAACAAGCGCGGATCAATAGTTTTAATGAGTTGAAAGACAACCTAAATAAAGTTCAAGTTGATGGTAAGGTCGATATCAATTTAGAACAACAACGCCTTGGAAAAAAAGTTCTTGAATTACGCAAGGGCACTTTAACCTTGGCTGATCACCAGATCATCAAAGATCTTGACCTTTTGATCCAAGCGGGAAAAAGGATCGGGATCACAGGTGTTAATGGCGCTGGAAAATCTAGTTTTTTAAATGTCTTAGCTGGTAAACTTGCACTTGATGAAGGCGAGTTGATCGTTGGTGAAACAGTCAAACTTGCTTACTATCAGCAACAAATGGAACCTATTCCTGAAGATAAGCGCGTTATCAATTATTTAAATGAAGTTGGGCAAAGTATCGTTGATAAAAATGGCGAACACATCAGCACAACACAACTCTTAGAGCAGTTTCTCTTCCCCCGCTTTATGCATGGGACGTTGATCAAAAAACTTTCTGGTGGTGAAAAAAGACGGCTTTATCTTTTAAAACTCTTAATGACAAAGCCAAACGTTTTATTATTAGATGAACCGACAAATGATCTTGACATCGGAACTTTGACTGTCTTAGAAGATTATTTAGATAAATTCAACGGAACTGTGATCACTGTGTCACATGACCGTTATTTCTTAGATAAAGTAGCCGATGACCTCTTGATCTTTGAAGGTAACGCTAAGATCGCACGTTATAGTGGACGCTTTACTGATCATCTCAAAAAAGAAGCGACACAAGCTGAAGTGTCTGTAAAAACAAAACGTAAAAAAGCTAATACTAAAGAAGCTACTTCAGTCAAACCAAAAGAAAAAGTCAAGTTGACTTATGCCGAACAACTCGAGTTCAATAAACTTGAACAAGAGATCGAAAAGATCGATCTTCAGATCGAAGAATTACAAGAGCAGATGGCCCAAAGTGATGGTTCGGATTACGGGAAATTAGGTGAGCTCCAACAAAAGATCGATGCCTTGACGGCAGAAAATGAACAAAAAATGCTCCGTTGGGAAGAGCTTGGGCAATATGTTTAA
- a CDS encoding CCA tRNA nucleotidyltransferase — MQIKKLPVEFEEALPILKQIRQAGFEAYFVGGCVRDTLLGLPIHDIDIATSAYPEEIKQIFSKTVDTGIEHGTVMVLDHGIGYEITTFRTESGYQDFRRPDKVEFVRSLAEDLKRRDLTINALALAPDGQIIDLFGGLEDLKAKRIKAVGDAKERFFEDALRMMRAVRFASQLDFSIEVNTLQAIQQNAHLLEKIAVERIHVEWIKLLLGKQPKCGLEAFVTTRLFEYCPGFAPHAQALADLSKLELELTTEAQCWGLLGYSFKLNEKQLRKLLKAWKTSNEIIAQAQHILNLLQIYSTGKKDIWACYQAKSEAVSAVAQLATLLAFPAFDAADFMQAYAQLAIKDKSQLAVNGKLLIKEAKLTPGPLLGKILNILEREVVLGEISNQKEALLTRAKNLR, encoded by the coding sequence ATGCAAATCAAAAAACTTCCAGTTGAATTTGAAGAAGCCCTCCCGATCTTAAAACAGATCCGGCAAGCTGGCTTTGAAGCTTATTTTGTCGGTGGATGTGTTCGCGATACACTGTTAGGTCTGCCGATCCATGATATCGATATTGCCACAAGCGCATATCCAGAAGAGATCAAGCAGATCTTCAGCAAAACAGTTGATACTGGGATCGAACATGGGACAGTTATGGTCTTGGATCATGGTATTGGTTATGAGATCACAACTTTTCGAACTGAGAGTGGATATCAAGATTTCAGACGCCCAGATAAAGTCGAATTTGTACGCTCATTAGCAGAAGATCTCAAACGGCGTGATCTGACGATCAATGCACTTGCATTAGCGCCAGATGGTCAGATCATCGATCTGTTTGGTGGCTTAGAAGATCTCAAAGCTAAAAGGATCAAAGCTGTCGGTGATGCAAAAGAACGTTTTTTTGAAGATGCTTTGCGTATGATGCGTGCTGTTCGCTTTGCAAGCCAATTAGATTTTTCGATCGAAGTAAATACATTGCAAGCGATCCAACAAAATGCGCATCTTTTGGAAAAGATCGCGGTTGAACGGATCCATGTTGAATGGATCAAGCTTTTATTAGGGAAGCAGCCCAAATGTGGCTTAGAAGCTTTTGTCACAACACGTTTATTTGAATACTGTCCAGGTTTTGCCCCACATGCCCAAGCTTTGGCAGACTTGAGCAAACTTGAACTCGAGCTGACGACAGAGGCTCAATGTTGGGGGCTTTTAGGTTATAGTTTCAAATTAAATGAAAAACAACTCAGAAAATTACTAAAAGCTTGGAAAACTTCAAATGAGATCATTGCTCAAGCACAACATATCTTAAATTTACTCCAGATCTATTCAACTGGCAAAAAAGATATTTGGGCTTGTTATCAAGCTAAAAGTGAAGCAGTTAGTGCTGTAGCCCAGCTTGCTACTTTACTGGCTTTTCCTGCTTTTGATGCAGCCGATTTTATGCAAGCTTATGCGCAACTTGCGATCAAAGATAAGAGTCAATTAGCTGTCAACGGTAAACTCTTGATCAAAGAAGCCAAGCTGACTCCTGGACCTCTTTTAGGCAAGATCTTAAACATCCTTGAGCGCGAAGTTGTCTTAGGTGAGATATCCAATCAAAAAGAGGCGTTACTTACACGTGCTAAAAATCTGAGGTAG
- a CDS encoding S41 family peptidase, with translation MKKKRFGLWTLILACLGAVIISGGTVFLIMGRQVQSLQATNESMGKINTIYNVLYNNYYKEVNRQKLVDGAITGMVNALGDPFTEYMDESESQSLNDSISGSFGGIGAQVQKSGNELKIIAPIADTPADKAGLKANDVIVKIDGKETKDLTLNKAVSTMRGKVGTKVKLTIKRGDTTFEKTLTRAKIPVTTVEGKLDKDDPKIGWITVASFSENTAKEFKQTIQSLRKKGATSFIVDVRNNPGGLMDQALAMSSMFVENGKPLLQVQERDGAPTVYKASNKLDDGFKVKEKTVVLINGGSASAAEIFAAALHQSANVTLVGTRSYGKGTVQNTLPFSDKTELKLTIAKWLTPDGTWIHHKGLSPDVEADYPKVAYLPTIDTKKTYSEGQSSKQIKNLKQMLAFLGYDVEDTSEFDAKTKAALEKYQTENHLAVTGTADKETVQNIEAKTAQKVAKEDNAYQRAKEQLEK, from the coding sequence ATGAAAAAAAAGCGTTTTGGACTTTGGACGTTGATCTTAGCCTGTTTAGGTGCTGTTATTATTAGTGGTGGCACAGTCTTTTTGATCATGGGCCGACAAGTTCAAAGTCTCCAAGCTACAAATGAATCGATGGGAAAGATCAATACGATCTATAATGTGCTGTACAATAACTATTACAAAGAGGTCAATCGACAAAAATTAGTTGACGGTGCGATCACTGGGATGGTCAATGCTTTAGGCGACCCGTTCACCGAATACATGGATGAATCTGAAAGTCAAAGTTTAAATGATTCGATCTCGGGAAGTTTTGGTGGTATTGGAGCGCAAGTTCAAAAAAGTGGTAATGAGTTGAAGATCATTGCACCGATCGCCGATACACCAGCAGATAAAGCAGGGCTTAAAGCAAACGATGTGATCGTCAAGATCGATGGTAAAGAAACCAAAGACCTTACTTTGAATAAAGCTGTTTCTACGATGCGCGGAAAAGTTGGAACGAAAGTTAAATTAACGATCAAACGTGGTGATACGACTTTTGAAAAAACTTTGACACGGGCTAAGATCCCAGTCACAACGGTCGAGGGGAAATTAGATAAAGATGATCCTAAGATCGGTTGGATAACAGTCGCTTCATTCTCGGAGAATACGGCTAAAGAATTTAAACAGACGATCCAAAGCCTTAGGAAAAAAGGGGCTACTTCATTTATCGTAGATGTTCGTAATAATCCAGGTGGTTTGATGGATCAAGCTTTAGCGATGTCATCGATGTTTGTTGAAAATGGTAAGCCACTTTTACAAGTTCAAGAACGAGATGGCGCTCCGACTGTCTATAAAGCAAGCAACAAATTAGACGATGGTTTTAAAGTCAAGGAAAAGACAGTCGTTTTGATCAATGGTGGCTCAGCTAGTGCGGCTGAGATCTTTGCTGCAGCTTTACATCAGTCAGCAAATGTGACGCTTGTGGGGACGAGATCCTATGGTAAAGGGACAGTGCAAAATACTTTACCGTTTAGCGATAAGACCGAGCTCAAATTGACGATCGCTAAATGGTTGACGCCAGATGGGACATGGATCCATCACAAAGGTTTGAGCCCAGATGTTGAAGCTGATTATCCTAAAGTGGCGTACCTACCAACGATCGACACAAAGAAAACTTACAGTGAAGGTCAAAGCTCAAAGCAGATCAAAAATCTTAAGCAGATGTTAGCCTTTTTAGGGTATGATGTTGAAGATACTTCGGAATTTGATGCTAAGACCAAAGCCGCACTTGAAAAATATCAGACTGAGAATCACTTGGCGGTAACTGGAACTGCTGATAAAGAAACTGTTCAAAATATCGAGGCTAAAACGGCTCAAAAAGTCGCTAAAGAGGATAATGCTTATCAAAGAGCAAAAGAGCAATTAGAAAAATAA
- a CDS encoding YpmS family protein, with amino-acid sequence MDKKVNGWKWAFIVLLGAILGLTLFLWLKVTTPNQDQQALTNKEQKTTSKKYADLNVAMNKEQLSAAVNYYLQQNQKQGSIKYRFILDNSAILMGTTKILGKNVSFTLYTQPKLDKEGNIQLKARSVAIGSLNAPPNFVLGYIKNNYDLGAWATIDAKKETITLDLDQLTKKQGIKIKGRSLDLSKNDLNFDVSFPLENTN; translated from the coding sequence ATGGATAAAAAAGTAAATGGCTGGAAGTGGGCTTTTATCGTTCTTTTAGGCGCGATTCTTGGGCTAACACTTTTCTTATGGCTCAAAGTCACAACGCCTAATCAAGATCAACAAGCGCTCACTAATAAAGAACAAAAAACTACCAGTAAGAAATATGCTGACTTAAACGTTGCAATGAACAAAGAACAATTAAGTGCAGCTGTCAACTATTATCTGCAACAAAATCAAAAGCAAGGATCGATCAAATATCGCTTTATTTTAGATAATTCAGCGATCTTGATGGGAACAACTAAGATCTTAGGCAAGAACGTCTCATTTACGCTTTATACGCAACCTAAACTAGATAAAGAGGGAAATATCCAGTTAAAAGCACGTTCAGTTGCGATCGGTTCACTTAACGCACCACCTAACTTTGTTTTAGGTTATATCAAAAATAATTATGATCTAGGAGCTTGGGCAACGATCGATGCGAAAAAAGAGACAATCACTTTAGATCTTGATCAATTGACTAAAAAGCAAGGTATCAAGATCAAAGGTCGGAGTTTAGATCTATCCAAAAACGATCTGAATTTTGATGTTTCTTTCCCACTTGAAAATACCAATTAA
- a CDS encoding site-specific integrase has translation MSFPYEKRFRHYLATKRILERNTQDDICRDVADLFNYLRHFNSLYQKDPDLSKLEESDIRDYLNMLQTKREIKPTTYNKVLTHLNVYFSFLFSEKLSKSMPTLALKGLKRPQNSPVPLTWQTDLHLLLENDQLSYYTRLMLLLLAHYYPINEILRPGFYQILQTEKFTPEEEKFLENFRSYIAPRQLRQQSDDLFLKQRFNLAEPQLTLPALHKYLKADQEVCHLPLAPRKLYQAAIFNYIKTNQNATDQELCERLRLDGTSLNYYRQELHKLD, from the coding sequence ATGTCTTTTCCTTACGAAAAAAGATTCCGCCATTATTTAGCAACAAAACGTATTTTAGAACGTAATACTCAAGACGATATTTGTCGTGATGTAGCTGACCTTTTTAACTACCTTCGTCATTTCAATTCCTTATATCAAAAAGATCCCGACCTTTCAAAATTAGAAGAAAGCGATATCCGTGATTACTTGAATATGCTTCAAACAAAGCGGGAGATCAAACCAACAACATACAATAAGGTTTTGACGCATCTGAATGTCTATTTTTCATTTTTATTCAGTGAAAAGCTTTCAAAAAGTATGCCAACTTTAGCCTTAAAAGGCCTTAAACGCCCTCAAAATTCACCAGTTCCTTTGACTTGGCAAACAGATCTTCACTTACTTTTAGAAAATGACCAGCTTTCTTATTACACTCGACTGATGTTATTACTACTGGCACACTATTATCCGATCAACGAGATCTTGCGACCTGGTTTTTATCAAATTTTACAGACTGAAAAATTCACACCGGAAGAAGAGAAATTCTTAGAAAATTTCCGCTCCTATATTGCTCCACGCCAGCTTCGTCAACAAAGTGATGATCTTTTCTTGAAGCAACGCTTTAATTTAGCTGAACCACAGCTGACTTTGCCTGCTTTACATAAATATTTAAAAGCTGATCAAGAAGTTTGCCATCTACCATTAGCTCCTCGAAAACTCTATCAAGCAGCGATCTTCAATTATATCAAAACTAATCAAAATGCGACCGACCAAGAGCTTTGTGAGCGTCTCCGTTTAGATGGGACTTCGCTCAACTATTATCGGCAAGAACTTCACAAACTAGACTAA
- the lepB gene encoding signal peptidase I has translation MKIKTHKKNLKSWLAPALLAICAALFVRYFLVTPLEVTGTSMLPQIHDHDELLIKHFGQIKRFDIITFKLPTGETYIKRVIGLPGDTLEYKNNKLYVDHRYIPEEFLGTNFQNSTADFKLKELLGVEKVPKDCYFVLGDNRQISRDSRSFGMVQSSWVSGKALGIYWPLDHIKIF, from the coding sequence ATGAAAATAAAAACGCATAAAAAGAATTTAAAAAGTTGGCTAGCACCTGCGTTATTAGCGATCTGTGCTGCCTTATTCGTCCGATATTTTTTGGTCACGCCTCTTGAAGTAACTGGAACTTCGATGCTTCCGCAGATCCATGATCATGATGAACTTTTGATCAAGCATTTTGGACAGATCAAACGCTTTGATATCATCACTTTTAAATTACCGACAGGTGAAACATATATCAAACGCGTCATAGGACTTCCGGGTGATACTTTAGAATATAAAAACAACAAACTTTACGTTGATCATCGATACATCCCTGAAGAATTTCTTGGAACTAATTTTCAAAATAGCACTGCTGATTTTAAATTAAAAGAGCTTTTAGGTGTCGAAAAGGTGCCAAAGGATTGTTACTTTGTTTTGGGTGATAATCGTCAGATCAGTCGTGATTCTCGTAGTTTTGGGATGGTCCAAAGTTCTTGGGTCTCAGGTAAAGCTTTAGGGATCTATTGGCCACTAGATCATATCAAAATTTTTTAA